CATGAACTCCCGACAGCGAGGGCCGCCGGCCATGCCGACAGCAGACGAAACGACCGGACCAGCGCATATCGCGCTCACGCTCGATTATACCGAGGAGGAGCTTGCCCGGTTCGACGCGATGCTGGCGCAGAAGACTCTCGCCGAGGCCCGGCCGACCATCTGGGAAGGCTGGCCCGCCTTCATCGGGCTGGGCCTCGCAGTCGCGACCGGAGCGACCTTCCTCGCCATCGCCGGCGGCATCGCCACGGCCCGCTCCGGCGCCGGCATCGCGGCACTCTGCTTCGGGGTCTACTGGATCGGCATCACCGCTCCAGGCCTGGCGGCGGGCATTGCCGACAGACGGCGGCGCAAGGCTGTCTATGACGCCTTCCAGACGGAATGGAACGGCACGCGTCTGCTGGCGACACAGCGCGGCATCTGGTTCCGCCGCGATGGCTTGCGCAGCTTCATCGGGCGCAGCGCTATCCGCAAGGCCAGCAGCGCCGACGGCTTGTTGCTGCTGCACCTGCGCGCTGGCCAGCCGACTATGATCCCGCTGCGCCTGCTGACGGCCGAACAGCGCGACTTCCTCACCTCACTCGCCCGTAGCGATCAGCTCAGCGGGTGAAGAAGCGCAGCAGGTTGGCGTAGCCGCGGGCATCGTCGATCGCCCGATGCGTGTGCGCGACCGAGCCCAGCCATTCGACCGGATAACGCTCGACATCGCACTCCCATTGCCCGCGCCCGGTCCTGCCGGCGACGAAGGACATCAGGCACAGCGGCGCGTGCTTGAAGATGCGGCTCTGGACCCACGGCCCTTCGAGCAGCGGGCGCCCGATGAAGCGGCGCAGGTAATAATCGAACCACGGCCCGTCGAGCGCGAGCGGATGGGAGACGAAGATCGGCTCGCCCTCGATCGCGCCGATCCAGTCCACGAACCGCCGCATCGCCTCCATGGGACTTTCTGGGTTCTCTGTCGCGGCCGCCCAGGCCTGCGGATGGCGGGCCCAGAACGCCATCGTATTCTCGTCGCGCACCGCGCCGTCGAGCGGCGCCAGCACCGCCTCGAACTCGCCGATGATGGCGCCATCGGCCGCGACGGCAACGGAGCCGAAGGAGAGCATCGAATTGACGCCCGGCGTCGGCCCGTCGAACTCGCAATCCATCACGACGTAGAATGGCGACATGCGACCCCTTCGAACTCCTCAGCTATGCGCCCGCCGGGGCAGCCGCGGCAGCAGGATCGTCAATAGCCCCAGCAGCGGCAGGTAGGAACAGACCTTGTAGACGAAGGTGATGCCATAGGCGTCGGCGAAGCCGCCGAGGAAGGCGGCGCCCAGCCCGCCCGCGCCGAAGGCAAAGCCGAAGAACATGCCGGCGATCAGGCCGACGCGGCCCGGCACCAGCTCCTGCGCGAACACCACGATCGCCGAGAAGGCCGAGGCGAAGATCAGCCCGATCATCACGCTGAGGACGCCGGTCCAGAACAGGTTGGCATAGGGCAGCAGCAGCGCGAACGGGATGACCCCGAGGATCGAGAACCAGATCACGAAGCGCGCCCCGAAGCGGTCGCCGATCGGCCCGCCGGCGAAGGTACCGACCGCCGCTGCGCCGAGGAACAGGAACAGCATCAGTTGCGCGTCGCGGAAGCCGAGCTGGAACTGCTCGATCACGTAGAAGGTGAAGTAGCTGGAGATGCTCGCCATGTAGACGTTCTTGGTGGCGGTCAGCAGCACCAGCACGAACAGGGCGAAGGCGACGCGCCCGCCCGGCAGCGGCAGGACACGGCTCGCCGGCGGACGACCGGCCTGCGCCCGGCGATGGGCGGCGTACCAGGAGCCGACCCGCGTCAGGACGACGACACCCGCCATCGCGATGACCGAGAGCCAGGCGACGCTGCCCTGGCCGAAGGGCAGGACGATGAAGGCGGCCAGCAGCGGCCCCAGCGCCGAGCCGAGATTGCCGCCGACCTGGAACAGCGACTGGGCCAGGCCGTGCCGCCCGCCCGAGGCGAGCCGCGCGATCCGCGACGCCTCCGGATGGAAGATCGCCGAGCCCAGCCCGATCAGGCAGGCCGCGATGATCAACACGGTGAAGTTATGGGCATTGCCGAGCAGGATCAGGCCGCCGAAGGTCGAGGCCATGCCAGCCGGCGCCGAATAAGGCATCGGCCAGCGATCGGTCACCATGCCGACGACCGGCTGCAGCAGCGAGGCCGTGACCTGGAAGGCCATGGTCAACAGGCCGATCTGGACGAAATCCAGCGCGTAATTGGCTTTGAACAGCGGGTAGAGCGAGGCCAGCAGCGACTGCATGACGTCGTTCAGGAGATGGCAGAAGCTCACCGCAAGGAGGACGGAGAGTGTCGTTTTCTCAAAGCGGGGACGGCTCCCCTCGATCGTTGCAACCATGGCGGTATCCCTGCGCGCGAACTCTCGGCGGCGCTCCTTCTACAGGGCTTGTCCGTGACCTGCTTTCGTGTTCCGGTCTAATTCTTTCGTGTCCGGGCCAATCGATGAGAAAGCTGCCGCAGCCACAGGTCGAGGCCCTCCATTCCGACCATCGCCATATCCACGGCACGGTTGCCGACGCCGACGGCGATGTTCTGGTCCGTGTCTCCGACAATCCCGCCGGCTATACGATCCCGCTGCACAGCCATCGCCAGATTCAACTCCTCTGCGCCTTCTCCGGTGTGGTCCAGATCAACACCGAGCGTGGCAGCTGGATGATCCCGCCAGGCCATGGCCTGCTCATCCCCGCCCGGCTGCAGCACGCGGTGGAGATGCTGAGCGATGTCAGCATCAAGTCGGTCTATCTCCTCACCGGAGATGACGACCTGGCCGAGCGCATGCTGCAGGTGCTCGGCGTCACCGATCTCGCGCACGCGCTGATCGTCGAGGCGATCCGCCTGCGCGACATGCCGCCCGGCCATCGCAAGCTCGCACTCGTCCTGGAGCTGCTGACGGCCGAGATCGCCGCGCTGCCGATCCGGCCGCTCGGCCTGCCCATCCCCGCCGACAGGCGGCTTGCCGCCCTCTGCCGTGCCTATATGGCCGCACCCTCGGTCAATGAGCGCCTCGATGATTGGGCCGCGAAGCTGGCGATGAGCCGGCGGACCTTCACCCGGCTCTTCCAGCGCGAAACCGGCCTCAGCTTCGTCGCCTGGCGCCAGCAGGCCAGCCTGTTCGCCTGCCTGCCCCGGCTGGCGGAAGGCATGCCGGTCACGGAAGCCGCCATGCTGGCGGGTTATGACAATGTCGCGGCGTTCACGACCATGTTCAGGCGGCGGCTGGGCACCGCGCCGCGCAACTACATGAGGGCCTCGCTGGCGCGATAGCGGCGCCGCAGCCGGCATGGAAAAGGGCCGCTCTCGCGAGCGGCCCTGAAGCAGTCTGCGCGGCTAAGGCGCTCACTTCGGCGCGAAGATGCCGACGCTGCTGGCGGTGATGTCGAAGGAGAGCGTCGCCACCACCGTCGGGGCGCACCATTTCGAGCGCCCCGAGCCGGAGCTGACGCCGCGCGGATCGGCCGTCAGCGCGAAGCATTCGGTCTTCGACAGGTTGGTGTCGTGATAGCGCACATCGGCAGTCAGGTTCTTCCAGGTGTAGGAGACACCGGCGTTCCAGTAGGCGTAGTCGGGCAGGTTGGTCGGCGGCACCGTCGACCAGATCGCCAGATTGGTCGTGCCGAGCCAGTAATGGCCGAACTCGCCGGAGACAGAGAGGCCTTCCAGGAAGGGTAGGTTGTACTTCGCCGTCAGCGAGGCATAGGTGCCGGAGGCGCCGGTGCCGAGCCAGTCCCAGGCGTAGAACAGGTTCGCCCCGAGGATCAGCTTGTCCTCGAAATTATAGCTGACCTTGCCGTAGACCTCGGTGTAGTCGGTGTTCCGCGGCGTCCAGTAGACGCCAGCCGTATCGATGAACTGCTTCTCGCTGGGATAGTAGTACTGCCAGACGCCGACATCGACCGTGACCGGGCCAAATTTCGGGCGGATACCTGCGTAGAAATCGATCTCGGCCGGCGGACGCGTCGCCAGGTCGACATTCGAGGCATAGACGCCGGCATAGACCAGGTTGTCGTAGAACTGCAGCTCGGCGCCGCCCTGGATCGCCGGCTTGCGGTCCGTCTGCGAGATGCCGCGGAAATTATAGTCCGTCATGCCCTTCACGCTGACGGCGATGTCGAACCAGGTGATGCTCGGTGCCACCGGCGGGGGCGGAGCGCCCTTGCGGCTCGGCAGATCGGAGGCGAGCGCTGCACCCGAAACCGTCAGCGCCATCGAAAGCGCAAAGCCCGTCAGCAAGCCGGAAGTTTTCAAGGCAGCCATCGCGAACTCCATCGAGATCCCTGCACGACTCCAGTCATGCATTCGCCACGATTAGGCCTTCGCAGCCGCAATATCGGCAAGGCGAGCTTTTTGGCAGCCTGCCGCGCCGGTAGGCAAATCTGCCGGTTTCGGCAGGTTCCGCGCCTAGAAAAGCGCCCGCGGCCATTGCTGGCCACGGGCGTGACTTTTTTACATCAGGCGATTTGCAGGCTGCTCAGCGAGCCGTCGGCTGGCTCGCATAGACGGCGTCGGGCTGCTGGAGCTGCGAGGTCCGCAGGGCCGAGGAGCGCCGCGGCGGCAGCGGCACGGTTACCGTCTGCGGCGCCTCCGGCACGGTCGAGGCGATCGGCGTCTGCTCCTTCGGCTCCGAGGAGCCACCGAGCAGCGGCACGAAGCTCAGCGCGCGCTGATAAAAGGAGGGCTGCGCCGGCTCGGCCGAAGCCGTCTGGATCGGGGCAGCGGTGGCCTCGCCCGGGGTCGCCTTGGCAACCTGCGCCGCTGCATCGCTCGCCGGCTTGGCGGCGGGCTGAACAGCCGCAGGCCTGGTCGGCGCGGCAGCGGCGACGACTGGCTTGGCTTCCTCCACCTGCGCGCTGCTGACCGCGGCGAGCACGGCGTCGTTATCAGCCGATTCGGCCCGGACGGTCGCCTTGGTGCGGCCCTTGTCGTCGAGCACCACGACGCGCGGGCCGATCAGCGAATCGACGCGGCTGATGCCGACATCGCGCGAGCCCCAGGCCACCGACCTGTTCAAGGAATCGGCGCCAGACTGGGCAAGCTGGCGCTTGAACGAGGAATGCTGGTCGCCGTCGTCATAGATCAGCTTGACTGCGGGCGTGCCCTTGGACACCAGCGCCGCGACCTGGATCTCGTCCTGCTGGCGCTTCTGCGCGATCGCCTGCGTCAGCGAAGGGTCGACCTGGACGCCGTCGCGATTGAAGGCGTAGCGCCCGCCGGCTACCGAGACCGAAGGCTCGTCCTTGGCAACCTCGAAATAATCCGAGCCTTCCTTCAGGTTCTTCCAGAAGGCGATGTTCGGGTCGAGCCGGTGCTTGGCGAGGTTCTCCGCCGTCATCCGGAAGGGATAAGCCTGCATCTGAACGGCGCGCTGCCCGCCATTCTGAGCCTCGCGCACCAGCGCGTAGATCTCGCCGATCTGGTCGTCGGTCATCGAGTAGCAGCCGGCCGAGGAACAGGCGCCGTGCACCATCAGATGCGCGCCGGTGCGGCCATGCGCCCGGTCATAGGCGTTGGGATAGCCCATGTTGAACGAGACGTAGAACGACGAGTTCGGGTTCATCTGCGCCGGACTGATGGCGTAGAAGCCCTCCGGCGCCATGCGGTCGCCCTCGCGCACCTTCGGGCCGAGCTGGCCGGACCAGCGGCACATCGGGAAGGTCTTGAGCAGCGCGTACTTACCGTCGGCGCGCTTCTTCCAGACCTCGAGCTCCGACTCCTTCTTGTAGGAGCGAATCACGATCGGCTGGCTCTTGCTCATGCCCTTCTCGGACATCAGCGTGTAGGTCGCCGACGGAATCGGGATGTTGTGGCGCGCGGAGCCGCGATAGCGGTCCTCTTCGCAGGCTGCCAAACTGAGGCCAAGGAGCGCCGCCAGCGCGAAATGTCTCACAGCCACGTCGTCAATCCCATTTCGCGCAGACGCGTCAAAGCCGACAATGCCCCAGACAACGCGGCCAAATTATGCCCGTCGACTGGTTGCAGGATCGTTAGCCTTGACCGTTCCTTACCACAGGGGGCTCGCAGATGGCCATATGGTGAAGCCGCGGTAAAGCGCCCACCGGGCCGAACGCCCGCTTGCGCACAATCGGCTGGGCTACAGCGCCCGGCCGATCGCCAGGTATTTCTGCGCCCGCCGATCGACGATCTCCTCGGCGCCGAGCCCGGCGAATTCGGACAATGCCGCCTCGATCGCCGCACCGGCCCGCTCGATCGCGCCCTGGGGATCGCGATGGGCGCCGCCGGTCGGCTCGGTAACGATCCTGTCGATCACACCGAAGCGCAGCAGATCCTGGGCGGTGATCTTCATGCCGGTCGCGGCATCCTGGGCACGCGCCGTGTCGCGCCAGAGGATCGAGGCCGCGCCTTCCGGCGAGATCACCGAATAGATCGCATGCTCGAGCATCAGCACCCTGCTCGCGGCCGCGATCGCGATCGCCCCGCCCGAGCCGCCCTCGCCGATCACCAGCGCGACGCTCGGCGTGCGCAGGGCAAGACAGGTCTCGGTCGAGCGTGCGATCGCCTCGGCCTGGCCGCGCTCCTCGGCCTCGATGCCGGGGTAGGCACCGGCGGTGTCGATGAAGCTCAGCACCGGCAGGCCGAACCGGTCGGCCAGCTCCATCAGGCGCACCGCCTTGCGGTAGCCTTCGGGCTTGGGCATGCCGAAATTATGCTTGATGCGGGTCTCTGTCGAGTTGCCCTTCTCCTGGCCGATGACGCAGACCGGCTCGCCGCGGAAGCGGCCGAAGCCGCCGACGATCGCCTCGTCCTCGCCGAAGGCGCGGTCGCCCGCCATCGGCGTGAACTCGTCGATCAGGGTCGAGCAATAGTCGAGGAAATGCGGGCGCTGCGGATGGCGCGCCACCAGCGTCTTCTGCCAGGGCGTCAGGGCGCCATAGAGGTCCTTCAGCGCCTGCGAGGCCTTGGCTTCGAGCTTGCCGACCTCCTCGGCGAGTGAATAGCCGTCGCCCTTGCCGTCAAGCGCGCGCAGTTCATCCGCCTTCGCCTCCAATTCGGCAACCGGCTTTTCGAAATCAAGATAGCTTCGCATCGACATCCAGATCAGGTCCCGCTTTCCCAGGGAAGAGGCGGCAGCATCGGCCGCCAGGGGTCGCGGCGACGGAACGGTCAAAAAGGCGGCGGACCTTGGCCGCGCCCCGGCGAAATTGTCAACCCGCCGGCATCTTCGCGTCGTCCTGCCGCGGTAATCGGCTTGAAGGGTGGCCCTGCGGCAGCAGGACCGGCCGGAAGGCGAAGCTGCGCCGCGTCGCGCGCAACGGCGCGCGCCGGTAGAACTGCTTGGTCGCGTCGATGACGTAGACGCCGGCGAAGGGCAGCGACAAGCCGGCCCCAACCTTCTCCCAGGCCATGGCCGAGCGCATGAACAGGCGCCGGCGCAGCGGCGGGACATAGAGCGCCTCGGCCCAGTGCTCGGGCGAGAACATGGCCCGGCGCATCAAGGCCTCGATCTGCGAACGGCTGAACGGCCGGCCATGGCCGAAGGGCGTTGTATCCATCCGCGCCCACAGGCCGCGCCGGTTCGGCACGACGACGATCAGCCGCCCGCCCGGACTGAGCACCCGCGAAACCTCTTCCAGCAGATCCTCGGGGCTTTCGGTCTCCTCGAGCGCGTGCACCAGCAGCACCCGGTCGACCGAGGCGGTCGGCAGCGGCAGCAGGGTCGGCTCGACCAGAGCGGAGGCGGAGAGCCCGGGCGATGGCCAGTTCACCACGCCCTGCGCCGCCGGCATGAAAGCGATGACCCGCTCGGCCTCGACGCCGAGCAGCGGCAGATAGGGCGTGGCGTATCCCAGGCCCAGCAGGCGCTGGCGCCGGCAATCCGGCCAGAGCCTCAGCATGACCCGGCCGACGGTCCGCCGTGCCACATGCCCGAGCGGGCTGGCATAGAAGCTGCGCAGGTCGACGACATCCAAGGCCATGCCGACGGAGATGGCTCAGCAGGGGCAAGAGCGCAAGGGTGGCACTCGCGCGCCAGTCGTCACGCGCTGGCAGTCACGTGCCAGATTGTCTTGATACCGAGAGACGCATGCGGCAAGCAGTCACCTCGACCGCCGACTGCCGGAGTTTCCCCCATGCCACTCGACATCCATGTCTTCCGCACGCTCAGCGACAATGCCGGCGCGCTGCTGCGCGACCCCGTCACCGGCGCCTGCGCTACTGTCGACGTTCCCGATGCCGGCGAAGTGCTCGCCGCCGCCAAGGCCAAGGGCTGGACGATCAGCCAGGTGCTGGTGACGCATGAGCATGCCGACCATGTCCAGGGCATCGCCGCGCTGAAGCAGGCGACCGGCGCCAAGGTGTTCGCGCCGGAAGCCGCACGTGCAGGCGCCCCCGTCGACGTCGTCATCAGCGAAGGCGACCGCGTCTCGGTCGGCAGCTATGAGTTCGAAACCTGGGCGACGCCCGGCCATGCTGAGGGCCATGTCAGCCTCGTCAGCCAGAAGGCGAAGCTCGCTTTGGTCGGCGACGTCGCCTTCGTCATGGGTTGCGGGCGCGTCATGCCGGGCCGGATGGAGGCGATGTGGACCTCGCTGTCACGGGTCATGGCTCTGCCGGACGCGACCACGCTGATCACCGGCCACGACTACACGCTCTCGAATGCCCGCTTCGCCGCGGCGATGGACCCGAGCAACGCCGCCGTCGCGGCGCGTCTCGCCGAGGCCGAGGCGGCGAAGGCCGAGGGACGCTTCTGGGCCGTGACCACGGTCGGCGAGGAACGAGCGACCAACCCATTCTTCCGCGCCGGCGAACAGGCGCTCGCTGCGACGCTCGGCATCGTCGGCAAGCCGGCCGGCGAGGTCTTCGCCGCGCTGCGCGAGGCCAAGAACAAATTTTGAGAACAGGTTCTGAACTGCGATGAACACGCTGAGCGGCCTCAGCGCCGCCGAGGTCATCCGCCTGCTCGAGCTGAAGCCCCATCCCGAGGGCGGGTATTATCGCGAGACCTTCCGCGATCCCGCCGGGCCGGAGGGACGCGGCTTCTCGACCGCGATCTACTATCTGCTCGATGTCGGCGAGACCTCGGAATGGCACCGCGTCGACGCCGCCGAGATCTGGCACCATTATGCCGGCGCGCCGATGGTGATCACGCTCTCGCCGAACGGCCACGACGCCTCGGCCCATCATCTCGGCAAGGACCTTGCCGCCGGCCAGCGCCCGCAGATCGTCGTGCCGGCCGGGCATTGGCAGAGCGCGACCTCGCTCGGCGCCTGGACGCTGGTCGGCTGCACGGTCGCGCCGGGCTTCGCCTTCTCCGGCTTCGAGATGGCGCCGCCGAACTGGCGGCCGACGCCGCGGCCGGCCGGGGGCTGATCATGGACAAGCCCGTGACCGATCTGGCGCTGGTCGGCGCTTGCGAGACCCGCATCGTCAATGCCTGGCCGGCGCCGACCACGCTCGTCGTCGACCAATGGGTCGTCCGCTTCGCCAACGGCTATTCCGGCCGCGCCAACTCGGCCTCCTCGCTGCGCCAGGGCGGCGACATGGACGAGGCGACGCTGGCCTTCGTCGAGAATCTCTATCGCCAGGCCGGCCTGCCGCCGCGCATCCGCTTCACCCCTCTGGTCGCCGAGGACGCCCGCCGGCGCTTCACTGAGCGCGGCTACCGCATCGAGACCGCCTCCTTCGGCATGGTCGCCGAGCTTGATCCCGGCCTGCATACGCCTGTTCCAGGCATGCTCACGACCGCGCTGGCCGACGATGCCTGGATCGATGGCGTCTGCGCTCACCAGACTGGCGCGAAGCGCAATCGCGAGCATCTTGCCGCGATCGTCTCCGGCGTGCGCGTCCCCGCCGCCTTCGCGACACTGCTGCACGAGGGGCATCCGGCAGCGTATGCGATGAGCGTCGCCGAGCGTGGCATGGCCGAGATCGGTGCGGTCATCGTCGACGAAGCCCTGCGCGGCAAGGGCCTCGGCAAGCAGATGATGCTCGGGCTGATGGGCTGGGCGGCGGCGCAGGGCTGCAGTCTCGCCTATCTCCAGGTCGACCAGAGCAACGGCCTCGCCTTCGAGATGTACAAGCGCCTCGGCTTCCGTACGGTCTACGCCTACGAGACCCGAATCCTCGACACCTGACCTAACCGCCGGCAGCCTTCGGCGCGACAGCCCGCGCAGCCGGCCCGAAGCTCGCCACCAGCGCGCCGACGACGATCAGGACGCAGGACACCGCCAGCAGCCAGCTCGCCGGCGCATAGCCGGCGATGACCAGGACAACGGTCGAGAGCACCGGCGCGGCATAGGAGGCGACGCCGAGGAAGGCGACATCGCCTTTCTTCATGCCGATGTCCCAGCAGATGAAGGCGAGCCCGATCGAGCCGAGACCGAGGCCGAGCACGCCGCCCCATTCGACCGCGCTTGGCGCCCACAAGGTCGTCTCGAAGATAAGATGGCAGGCGAAGGCCGGAATCGCGCAACCGAGCATGGTGATGGCGAGGCTCTCCGACGGCACCCCGGCGAAGCGCCTAGATAGCACCGAATAGCTCGCCCAGACGAAGGCGCCGAGCGCCGCCAGCACATGGCCGAGCTGGATGCCGGCGCCCCCTGAGCCGAGGCTGCCGGAGATCAGCAGCGCCGTCGCGGCGAGGCCGATCAGTGCCCCGACCAGATGGCGGGCCTTGAGCCCCCCGCCCGGCAGCAGCGCCGCGAACAGCACGATCAGCAGCGGCCAGAGATAATGGATCAGATTGGCCTCGGCCGCCGGCGCCGTCTTCACCGCGGCATAATAGAGCGCCGTGTCGCCGAACGGCCCATAGAGCCCAAGCAGGAAGGAGGCCGGGGTCGGCCGCGCCACATGCAGGCGCCCCCGCATCGCCGCGATCGCCAGCACGAGCACGCCGCCGATGACGAAGGTCATGCCGACGAGCTGGAAGGGCGGCACCCGCCCGGACATGGCGGTGAACAGCGCCAAAGTCGACCAGAGCAGGATCGCGATGGCACCGGTTGCGGTGGCAGTACGGGAGGTCATGGGAACGAGTTTCAGCGTGACGACTGGAGACCCGATAAGCGCTGCACCGCACCCTCGCCAGCCCATTTACCGTCAGCGGCCGGCATGCACGCAAAAAAATGCCGGCAGGGCCAATCTGGCGGCCCCGCCGGCAATCCTGTCGTAAAGAGTGGAGACCGAAAGCTCAGCCCCCCTCGCCTCAGCCCTTGATGAAGGCGAGCAGGTCGGCGTTGATCACCTCGGGATGGGTGGTGCACATGCCGTGCGGCAGGCCGGCATGGGTCTTCAGCGTGCCGTTCCTGAGCAGCTTGACCGAGAGCGGGGCGGAGTCGGCATAGGGGACGATCTGGTCGTCGTCGCCATGCATCACCAGCACCGGCACATCGATCGCCTTGAGATCGTCGGTGAAATCAGTCTCCGAGAAGGCCTTGATGCAATCGTAATGCGCCTTGGCGCCGCCCATCATGCCCTGCCGCCACCAATTGT
This genomic interval from Bosea sp. 29B contains the following:
- a CDS encoding YcxB family protein, which codes for MPTADETTGPAHIALTLDYTEEELARFDAMLAQKTLAEARPTIWEGWPAFIGLGLAVATGATFLAIAGGIATARSGAGIAALCFGVYWIGITAPGLAAGIADRRRRKAVYDAFQTEWNGTRLLATQRGIWFRRDGLRSFIGRSAIRKASSADGLLLLHLRAGQPTMIPLRLLTAEQRDFLTSLARSDQLSG
- a CDS encoding exonuclease domain-containing protein, with the translated sequence MSPFYVVMDCEFDGPTPGVNSMLSFGSVAVAADGAIIGEFEAVLAPLDGAVRDENTMAFWARHPQAWAAATENPESPMEAMRRFVDWIGAIEGEPIFVSHPLALDGPWFDYYLRRFIGRPLLEGPWVQSRIFKHAPLCLMSFVAGRTGRGQWECDVERYPVEWLGSVAHTHRAIDDARGYANLLRFFTR
- a CDS encoding MFS transporter produces the protein MVATIEGSRPRFEKTTLSVLLAVSFCHLLNDVMQSLLASLYPLFKANYALDFVQIGLLTMAFQVTASLLQPVVGMVTDRWPMPYSAPAGMASTFGGLILLGNAHNFTVLIIAACLIGLGSAIFHPEASRIARLASGGRHGLAQSLFQVGGNLGSALGPLLAAFIVLPFGQGSVAWLSVIAMAGVVVLTRVGSWYAAHRRAQAGRPPASRVLPLPGGRVAFALFVLVLLTATKNVYMASISSYFTFYVIEQFQLGFRDAQLMLFLFLGAAAVGTFAGGPIGDRFGARFVIWFSILGVIPFALLLPYANLFWTGVLSVMIGLIFASAFSAIVVFAQELVPGRVGLIAGMFFGFAFGAGGLGAAFLGGFADAYGITFVYKVCSYLPLLGLLTILLPRLPRRAHS
- a CDS encoding helix-turn-helix transcriptional regulator; amino-acid sequence: MRKLPQPQVEALHSDHRHIHGTVADADGDVLVRVSDNPAGYTIPLHSHRQIQLLCAFSGVVQINTERGSWMIPPGHGLLIPARLQHAVEMLSDVSIKSVYLLTGDDDLAERMLQVLGVTDLAHALIVEAIRLRDMPPGHRKLALVLELLTAEIAALPIRPLGLPIPADRRLAALCRAYMAAPSVNERLDDWAAKLAMSRRTFTRLFQRETGLSFVAWRQQASLFACLPRLAEGMPVTEAAMLAGYDNVAAFTTMFRRRLGTAPRNYMRASLAR
- a CDS encoding TorF family putative porin, producing the protein MAALKTSGLLTGFALSMALTVSGAALASDLPSRKGAPPPPVAPSITWFDIAVSVKGMTDYNFRGISQTDRKPAIQGGAELQFYDNLVYAGVYASNVDLATRPPAEIDFYAGIRPKFGPVTVDVGVWQYYYPSEKQFIDTAGVYWTPRNTDYTEVYGKVSYNFEDKLILGANLFYAWDWLGTGASGTYASLTAKYNLPFLEGLSVSGEFGHYWLGTTNLAIWSTVPPTNLPDYAYWNAGVSYTWKNLTADVRYHDTNLSKTECFALTADPRGVSSGSGRSKWCAPTVVATLSFDITASSVGIFAPK
- a CDS encoding murein L,D-transpeptidase family protein, whose translation is MAVRHFALAALLGLSLAACEEDRYRGSARHNIPIPSATYTLMSEKGMSKSQPIVIRSYKKESELEVWKKRADGKYALLKTFPMCRWSGQLGPKVREGDRMAPEGFYAISPAQMNPNSSFYVSFNMGYPNAYDRAHGRTGAHLMVHGACSSAGCYSMTDDQIGEIYALVREAQNGGQRAVQMQAYPFRMTAENLAKHRLDPNIAFWKNLKEGSDYFEVAKDEPSVSVAGGRYAFNRDGVQVDPSLTQAIAQKRQQDEIQVAALVSKGTPAVKLIYDDGDQHSSFKRQLAQSGADSLNRSVAWGSRDVGISRVDSLIGPRVVVLDDKGRTKATVRAESADNDAVLAAVSSAQVEEAKPVVAAAAPTRPAAVQPAAKPASDAAAQVAKATPGEATAAPIQTASAEPAQPSFYQRALSFVPLLGGSSEPKEQTPIASTVPEAPQTVTVPLPPRRSSALRTSQLQQPDAVYASQPTAR
- a CDS encoding acetyl-CoA carboxylase carboxyltransferase subunit alpha, whose translation is MRSYLDFEKPVAELEAKADELRALDGKGDGYSLAEEVGKLEAKASQALKDLYGALTPWQKTLVARHPQRPHFLDYCSTLIDEFTPMAGDRAFGEDEAIVGGFGRFRGEPVCVIGQEKGNSTETRIKHNFGMPKPEGYRKAVRLMELADRFGLPVLSFIDTAGAYPGIEAEERGQAEAIARSTETCLALRTPSVALVIGEGGSGGAIAIAAASRVLMLEHAIYSVISPEGAASILWRDTARAQDAATGMKITAQDLLRFGVIDRIVTEPTGGAHRDPQGAIERAGAAIEAALSEFAGLGAEEIVDRRAQKYLAIGRAL
- a CDS encoding class I SAM-dependent methyltransferase, with translation MALDVVDLRSFYASPLGHVARRTVGRVMLRLWPDCRRQRLLGLGYATPYLPLLGVEAERVIAFMPAAQGVVNWPSPGLSASALVEPTLLPLPTASVDRVLLVHALEETESPEDLLEEVSRVLSPGGRLIVVVPNRRGLWARMDTTPFGHGRPFSRSQIEALMRRAMFSPEHWAEALYVPPLRRRLFMRSAMAWEKVGAGLSLPFAGVYVIDATKQFYRRAPLRATRRSFAFRPVLLPQGHPSSRLPRQDDAKMPAG
- the gloB gene encoding hydroxyacylglutathione hydrolase; the encoded protein is MPLDIHVFRTLSDNAGALLRDPVTGACATVDVPDAGEVLAAAKAKGWTISQVLVTHEHADHVQGIAALKQATGAKVFAPEAARAGAPVDVVISEGDRVSVGSYEFETWATPGHAEGHVSLVSQKAKLALVGDVAFVMGCGRVMPGRMEAMWTSLSRVMALPDATTLITGHDYTLSNARFAAAMDPSNAAVAARLAEAEAAKAEGRFWAVTTVGEERATNPFFRAGEQALAATLGIVGKPAGEVFAALREAKNKF
- a CDS encoding cupin domain-containing protein encodes the protein MNTLSGLSAAEVIRLLELKPHPEGGYYRETFRDPAGPEGRGFSTAIYYLLDVGETSEWHRVDAAEIWHHYAGAPMVITLSPNGHDASAHHLGKDLAAGQRPQIVVPAGHWQSATSLGAWTLVGCTVAPGFAFSGFEMAPPNWRPTPRPAGG
- a CDS encoding GNAT family N-acetyltransferase; amino-acid sequence: MDKPVTDLALVGACETRIVNAWPAPTTLVVDQWVVRFANGYSGRANSASSLRQGGDMDEATLAFVENLYRQAGLPPRIRFTPLVAEDARRRFTERGYRIETASFGMVAELDPGLHTPVPGMLTTALADDAWIDGVCAHQTGAKRNREHLAAIVSGVRVPAAFATLLHEGHPAAYAMSVAERGMAEIGAVIVDEALRGKGLGKQMMLGLMGWAAAQGCSLAYLQVDQSNGLAFEMYKRLGFRTVYAYETRILDT
- a CDS encoding DMT family transporter is translated as MTSRTATATGAIAILLWSTLALFTAMSGRVPPFQLVGMTFVIGGVLVLAIAAMRGRLHVARPTPASFLLGLYGPFGDTALYYAAVKTAPAAEANLIHYLWPLLIVLFAALLPGGGLKARHLVGALIGLAATALLISGSLGSGGAGIQLGHVLAALGAFVWASYSVLSRRFAGVPSESLAITMLGCAIPAFACHLIFETTLWAPSAVEWGGVLGLGLGSIGLAFICWDIGMKKGDVAFLGVASYAAPVLSTVVLVIAGYAPASWLLAVSCVLIVVGALVASFGPAARAVAPKAAGG